Proteins encoded together in one Pseudomonas arsenicoxydans window:
- the trpE gene encoding anthranilate synthase component I produces MIREEFLRLAAAGYNRIPMACETLADFDTPLSIYLKLADEPNSYLLESVQGGEKWGRYSIIGLPCRSVLRVHDHHVSVTHDGVEIESHDVEDPLAFVETFKARYNVPTIPGLPRFNGGLVGYFGYDCVRYVEKRLGKCPNPDPLGVPDILLMVSDAVVVFDNLAGKMHAIVLADPSQAEAFEQGQARLEALLEKLRQPITPRRGLDFSKQQSADPVFRSSFTQDDYEKAVDTIKEYILAGDCMQVVPSQRMSIDFKAAPIDLYRALRCFNPTPYMYFFNFGDFHVVGSSPEVLVRVEDNLITVRPIAGTRPRGANEEADLALEKDLLSDDKEIAEHLMLIDLGRNDTGRVSEIGSVKLTEKMVIERYSNVMHIVSNVTGQLKAGLTAMDALRAILPAGTLSGAPKIRAMEIIDELEPVKRGVYGGAVGYFAWNGNMDTAIAIRTAVIKDGELHVQAGGGIVADSVPALEWEETLNKRRAMFRAVALAEQTPDA; encoded by the coding sequence ATGATCCGCGAAGAATTCCTGCGTTTGGCCGCTGCCGGCTATAACCGTATCCCGATGGCCTGCGAAACCCTGGCCGACTTCGACACGCCACTGTCGATCTACCTGAAACTGGCCGACGAGCCCAACTCTTACTTGCTGGAATCGGTACAGGGCGGGGAGAAGTGGGGCCGTTATTCGATCATCGGCCTGCCATGCCGCTCCGTGTTGCGGGTTCACGATCATCACGTGAGCGTGACCCACGATGGCGTCGAGATCGAAAGCCATGATGTCGAAGACCCACTGGCATTCGTCGAAACATTCAAGGCCCGCTATAACGTGCCGACCATTCCGGGCCTGCCACGCTTCAACGGCGGGTTGGTGGGTTACTTCGGTTATGACTGCGTGCGTTATGTGGAGAAGCGTCTTGGCAAATGCCCGAACCCCGATCCACTGGGCGTGCCGGACATTCTGCTGATGGTGTCCGACGCGGTGGTGGTGTTCGACAACCTCGCCGGCAAGATGCACGCCATCGTTCTGGCCGACCCGTCGCAGGCCGAGGCTTTCGAGCAAGGTCAGGCGCGTCTGGAAGCGCTGCTGGAAAAACTCCGTCAACCTATCACGCCGCGCCGTGGCCTGGATTTCAGCAAGCAACAATCGGCTGATCCGGTGTTTCGCTCCAGCTTCACCCAGGACGATTACGAAAAAGCCGTCGACACCATCAAGGAATACATCCTGGCCGGTGACTGCATGCAGGTCGTCCCGTCCCAGCGCATGTCGATCGACTTCAAGGCTGCGCCGATTGATCTGTACCGGGCGCTGCGTTGCTTCAACCCGACCCCGTATATGTACTTCTTCAACTTCGGCGACTTCCATGTCGTCGGCAGTTCGCCGGAAGTGCTGGTGCGGGTCGAAGACAACTTGATTACCGTACGCCCGATTGCCGGCACCCGCCCACGCGGGGCCAACGAAGAGGCCGACCTGGCGCTGGAAAAAGACCTGCTGTCGGACGACAAGGAAATCGCCGAGCACTTGATGCTGATCGACCTGGGTCGTAACGATACCGGTCGGGTGTCGGAAATCGGGTCGGTGAAACTTACCGAAAAGATGGTCATCGAGCGTTATTCCAACGTGATGCACATCGTGTCCAATGTCACCGGGCAATTGAAGGCCGGGCTGACGGCGATGGACGCACTGCGGGCCATTCTGCCGGCGGGCACTTTGTCGGGCGCACCGAAGATTCGCGCGATGGAAATCATCGACGAACTGGAACCGGTCAAGCGCGGCGTCTACGGCGGTGCGGTTGGTTATTTCGCGTGGAACGGCAACATGGACACTGCGATTGCGATTCGTACCGCGGTGATCAAGGACGGCGAACTGCACGTTCAGGCCGGTGGCGGCATCGTCGCCGACTCGGTGCCGGCGCTGGAGTGGGAAGAAACCTTGAACAAGCGCCGCGCGATGTTCCGCGCTGTTGCCTTGGCCGAACAGACTCCGGACGCTTGA
- the trpD gene encoding anthranilate phosphoribosyltransferase yields MNIKTALSRIVDHLDLSTDEMRDVMREIMTGQCTDAQIGAFMMAMRMKSESIDEIVGAVSVMRELADKVELKTLDGVVDVVGTGGDGANIFNVSTASSFVVAAAGCTVAKHGNRAVSGKSGSADLLEAAGIYLNLSPVQVARCIDNVGIGFMFAQTHHSAMKHAAGPRKDLGLRTLFNMLGPLTNPAGVKHQVVGVFSQALCRPLAEVLQRLGSKHVLVVHSKDGLDEFSLAAPTYVAELKNDQITEYWVEPEDLGMKSQSLHGLAVESPAASLELIRDALGKRKTEFGQKAAEMIVLNAGAALYAADLATSLKEGVALAHDALHTGLAREKLEELGAFTAVFKVENEG; encoded by the coding sequence ATGAATATCAAGACAGCCCTGAGCCGTATCGTCGATCACCTCGACCTCAGCACCGATGAGATGCGCGATGTGATGCGCGAAATCATGACCGGGCAATGCACGGATGCGCAGATCGGCGCGTTCATGATGGCCATGCGCATGAAGAGCGAGAGCATCGACGAAATCGTCGGCGCCGTGTCGGTCATGCGCGAACTGGCAGACAAGGTCGAACTCAAGACCCTCGACGGTGTAGTCGATGTCGTCGGCACCGGCGGCGATGGTGCGAACATCTTCAACGTGTCGACGGCTTCCTCTTTCGTGGTGGCGGCTGCCGGTTGCACCGTGGCCAAGCACGGTAACCGTGCTGTATCAGGCAAAAGCGGTAGCGCTGACTTGCTGGAAGCGGCCGGTATCTACCTCAACTTGAGCCCGGTCCAGGTGGCGCGCTGCATCGACAACGTCGGCATTGGCTTCATGTTCGCCCAGACCCATCACAGTGCCATGAAGCACGCTGCCGGTCCGCGCAAGGATCTTGGCCTGCGTACCCTGTTCAACATGCTCGGCCCGCTTACGAATCCGGCCGGTGTGAAACATCAGGTGGTGGGCGTGTTCAGCCAGGCGCTGTGCCGGCCATTGGCCGAAGTCTTGCAGCGCTTGGGCAGCAAGCACGTGCTGGTGGTGCACTCGAAGGATGGCCTGGACGAGTTCAGTCTGGCGGCACCGACGTATGTGGCAGAACTGAAGAATGACCAGATCACCGAATATTGGGTCGAGCCTGAAGACCTGGGCATGAAGAGCCAGAGCTTGCACGGTCTGGCGGTGGAAAGCCCGGCGGCCTCTCTTGAGCTGATCCGCGATGCCCTGGGCAAACGCAAGACCGAATTTGGCCAGAAAGCTGCCGAGATGATCGTGCTCAATGCCGGTGCCGCACTGTATGCCGCCGACCTGGCGACCAGTTTGAAAGAAGGCGTTGCCCTGGCGCACGATGCGCTGCACACAGGCCTCGCCCGAGAAAAACTCGAGGAATTGGGTGCATTTACCGCGGTATTCAAAGTGGAGAATGAGGGATGA
- a CDS encoding ABC transporter permease: protein MLSPYMSPIERVWFYSLRILCGLVLLFLILPVLVIIPLSFNSGSFLVYPLQGFSLHWYQDFFASAEWMRSLKNSIIVAPAATVLAMVFGTLAAIGLTRGDFPGKALVMALVISPMVVPVVIIGVASYLFFAPLGLGNSFFSLIVVHAVLGVPFVIITVSATLQGFNQNLVRAAASLGASPLTAFRRVTLPLIAPGVISGALFAFATSFDEVVVTLFLAGPEQATLPRQMFSGIRENLSPTIAAAATLLIAFSVILLLTLEWLRGRSEKLRTAQV from the coding sequence ATGCTGAGTCCTTATATGTCGCCCATTGAACGGGTGTGGTTCTACAGCTTGCGGATTCTCTGCGGCCTGGTTCTGCTGTTCCTGATTCTGCCGGTGTTGGTGATCATTCCGCTGTCGTTCAACTCCGGCAGCTTCCTGGTGTACCCGCTGCAAGGTTTTTCGCTGCACTGGTATCAGGACTTCTTCGCTTCGGCTGAATGGATGCGTTCGCTGAAGAACAGCATCATCGTTGCCCCGGCCGCGACAGTGCTGGCGATGGTCTTCGGTACGCTGGCGGCGATCGGCCTGACCCGCGGCGACTTCCCCGGCAAGGCGCTGGTCATGGCGCTGGTGATTTCGCCGATGGTGGTGCCGGTGGTGATCATCGGTGTGGCGAGTTATCTGTTTTTTGCCCCGCTGGGGTTGGGTAACAGCTTCTTCTCGCTGATCGTGGTGCATGCGGTGCTGGGTGTGCCGTTCGTGATCATCACCGTGTCGGCCACGTTGCAGGGCTTTAACCAGAACCTGGTGCGCGCCGCTGCCAGCCTCGGTGCTTCGCCCCTGACGGCGTTCCGCCGGGTGACGTTGCCGCTGATTGCGCCGGGTGTGATCTCGGGTGCGCTGTTTGCCTTCGCAACGTCGTTCGATGAAGTGGTGGTGACGCTGTTCCTCGCAGGTCCCGAACAAGCGACCTTGCCTCGGCAGATGTTCAGCGGCATCCGTGAAAACCTCAGCCCGACTATCGCCGCCGCTGCAACGCTGTTGATCGCTTTCTCGGTGATCTTGCTGCTGACCCTGGAATGGCTGCGTGGCCGCAGCGAGAAACTGCGCACCGCCCAGGTCTGA
- a CDS encoding phosphoglycolate phosphatase translates to MSGFEQLFPGRLPRLVMFDLDGTLIDSVPDLAAAVDNMLLKLGREPAGIESVREWVGNGAPVLVRRALAGGIDHSTVDDGEAEGALEIFMEAYSQSHDLTVVYPGVRDTLKWLNKQGVEMALITNKPERFVAPLLDQMKIGRYFKWIIGGDTLPQKKPDPAALFFVMKMANIPASQSLFVGDSRSDVQAAKAAGVKCVALSYGYNHGRPIAEESPALVIDDLRKLIPGCLDPAAEITLPDVAQSPSGNAIVVVTRKLWMKVMKALARWRWRA, encoded by the coding sequence ATGAGTGGCTTTGAGCAGCTGTTCCCGGGGCGTCTGCCGCGACTGGTGATGTTCGATCTGGATGGCACGCTGATCGATTCGGTCCCCGACCTCGCGGCGGCTGTGGATAACATGTTGCTCAAACTGGGGCGTGAGCCGGCCGGCATCGAATCGGTGCGTGAGTGGGTCGGCAACGGCGCGCCGGTGCTGGTTCGCCGTGCGCTGGCCGGTGGAATCGACCATTCGACCGTCGATGACGGTGAGGCCGAGGGCGCGCTGGAGATTTTCATGGAAGCCTACAGCCAGAGCCATGATCTGACCGTGGTGTACCCCGGCGTGCGCGACACCCTGAAGTGGCTGAACAAGCAGGGCGTGGAAATGGCGCTGATCACCAACAAGCCGGAGCGTTTCGTCGCGCCGCTGCTGGATCAGATGAAAATCGGCCGCTACTTCAAATGGATCATCGGCGGCGATACCTTGCCGCAGAAGAAACCCGACCCGGCTGCGCTGTTCTTTGTGATGAAAATGGCCAACATCCCGGCCTCGCAATCATTGTTTGTCGGCGACTCGCGCAGCGACGTGCAGGCGGCGAAAGCAGCGGGGGTCAAGTGCGTGGCCCTCAGTTATGGCTACAACCATGGCCGGCCGATTGCCGAAGAATCGCCAGCGCTGGTGATCGACGATCTGCGCAAACTAATTCCCGGTTGCCTGGATCCAGCCGCTGAGATAACGTTGCCCGACGTTGCTCAATCCCCTTCTGGAAACGCCATCGTGGTGGTCACTCGCAAACTCTGGATGAAAGTCATGAAGGCCCTGGCCCGCTGGCGTTGGCGCGCCTGA
- a CDS encoding iron-containing alcohol dehydrogenase, which yields MSLSSFKIAHKLITGAGAIEQLAAELNRLDIDNPLIVTDAALVKSGTVELALAQLGDRTYEIFDRVLPDPEIAIVEDCMRVYREGGHDGLIGLGGGSAIDIAKSVAAYAGYHGALEDLFGVDQVPRKGPPLIAIPTTAGTGSEVTNVAILSDKVAQLKKGIVSDYLLPDVALVSPQMTLTCPRSVTAASGVDALVHAIESYLSLNASPITDALAIGAIKLIAKALPKAYANPSNLQAREDMATASLMAGMAFGNAGVGAVHALAYPLGGRFNIAHGVSNALLLPYVMTWNKMACVERMQDIAEAMGVKTAHLSATDAADKAVEAMTELCAAVEIPPGLRSFGVPEDAIPAMAVEAAGIERLMRNNPRKLSAIDIEKIYRAAY from the coding sequence ATGAGTCTTTCCTCTTTCAAAATCGCTCACAAACTGATCACCGGCGCTGGCGCCATCGAGCAACTGGCCGCTGAACTCAACCGCCTGGACATCGACAACCCGCTGATCGTCACCGACGCCGCCCTGGTCAAATCCGGTACGGTCGAGCTGGCGCTGGCGCAACTGGGCGATCGAACCTACGAAATCTTCGATCGTGTGTTGCCGGACCCGGAAATCGCCATCGTCGAAGACTGCATGCGGGTTTACCGCGAAGGCGGGCACGACGGGCTGATTGGCCTGGGCGGCGGCAGCGCTATCGACATTGCCAAAAGTGTCGCGGCCTACGCCGGTTACCACGGCGCGCTGGAGGATTTGTTCGGCGTCGATCAGGTGCCGCGCAAAGGCCCACCGCTGATCGCCATCCCGACCACGGCCGGTACCGGATCGGAAGTGACCAACGTTGCCATCCTCTCCGACAAGGTCGCGCAGCTGAAAAAAGGCATCGTCAGCGACTATCTATTACCGGATGTCGCGCTGGTCAGTCCGCAAATGACCCTGACTTGCCCGCGCAGTGTCACCGCCGCCAGTGGCGTCGATGCGCTGGTGCATGCCATCGAATCGTACCTGTCACTCAACGCTTCGCCGATTACCGACGCGCTGGCCATCGGCGCCATCAAGCTGATCGCCAAGGCGCTGCCCAAGGCGTACGCCAACCCGTCCAACCTGCAAGCCCGCGAAGACATGGCCACCGCCAGCCTGATGGCCGGCATGGCGTTCGGCAATGCCGGTGTTGGCGCGGTGCATGCGTTGGCGTATCCGCTGGGCGGGCGGTTCAACATCGCCCACGGCGTGAGCAATGCCTTGCTCCTGCCGTACGTCATGACCTGGAACAAGATGGCCTGCGTCGAGCGCATGCAGGATATTGCCGAGGCCATGGGTGTGAAGACCGCTCATCTGAGCGCCACTGACGCGGCCGACAAAGCCGTGGAGGCGATGACCGAACTGTGCGCCGCAGTGGAAATCCCGCCGGGCCTTCGCAGCTTCGGCGTTCCCGAGGATGCAATCCCGGCGATGGCCGTGGAAGCCGCGGGGATTGAGCGCTTGATGCGCAACAATCCACGCAAATTAAGCGCGATTGATATCGAGAAGATCTACCGCGCGGCCTACTAG
- the rpe gene encoding ribulose-phosphate 3-epimerase: MQPFVIAPSILSADFARLGEEVDNVLAAGADFVHFDVMDNHYVPNLTIGPMVCAALRKYGVTAPIDAHLMVSPVDRIVGDFIEAGATYITFHPEATQHVDRSLQLIREGGCKSGLVFNPATPLDVLKYVMDKVDMILLMSVNPGFGGQKFIPGTLDKLREARALIDASGRDIRLEIDGGVNVNNIREIAAAGADTFVAGSAIFNAPNYQEVIEKMRSELALARP, from the coding sequence ATGCAGCCCTTCGTCATTGCTCCATCGATCCTCTCCGCCGACTTCGCCCGCCTGGGTGAAGAAGTGGACAACGTCCTGGCCGCTGGCGCCGACTTCGTGCACTTCGATGTCATGGACAACCACTACGTGCCGAACCTGACCATCGGCCCGATGGTTTGCGCTGCGCTGCGCAAGTACGGCGTGACCGCGCCCATCGATGCACACTTGATGGTCAGCCCTGTGGACCGCATCGTCGGCGACTTCATCGAAGCCGGCGCGACCTACATCACCTTTCACCCGGAAGCCACGCAGCACGTCGACCGTTCCCTGCAGTTGATCCGCGAAGGCGGTTGCAAGTCGGGCCTGGTATTCAACCCGGCGACGCCGCTGGACGTGCTCAAGTACGTGATGGACAAGGTCGACATGATCTTGCTGATGAGCGTCAACCCGGGCTTCGGCGGGCAGAAGTTCATTCCCGGCACCCTCGACAAGCTGCGTGAAGCACGCGCGCTGATCGATGCGTCCGGCCGTGATATTCGCCTGGAAATCGACGGCGGCGTCAACGTGAACAACATTCGTGAAATCGCAGCGGCGGGCGCGGACACCTTCGTCGCCGGCTCGGCGATCTTCAATGCACCGAATTACCAAGAGGTGATTGAAAAGATGCGTTCCGAACTGGCGTTGGCTCGTCCATGA
- the trpC gene encoding indole-3-glycerol phosphate synthase TrpC: MSVPTVLENILARKVQEVAERSARVSLAELESLAKAADAPRGFAKALIAQAKLKHPAVIAEIKKASPSKGVIRANFDPASIAKSYEKGGATCLSVLTDIDFFQGADAYLQQARAACKLPVIRKDFMIDPYQIVEARALGADCVLLIVSALDDVKMAELAAVAKSVGLDVLVEVHDGDELERALKTLNTPLVGVNNRNLHTFEVNLETTLDLLPRIPRDRLVITESGIFNRADVELMEISDVYAFLVGEAFMRAESPGTELQRLFFPERGTAVSGSTLD, translated from the coding sequence ATGAGTGTACCGACGGTTCTGGAAAACATTCTGGCCCGCAAGGTCCAGGAAGTTGCCGAGCGCAGCGCCCGTGTGAGTCTGGCGGAGCTGGAAAGCCTGGCCAAGGCGGCCGATGCACCCCGTGGTTTTGCCAAGGCATTGATTGCCCAGGCCAAGCTGAAACATCCGGCAGTCATTGCCGAGATCAAAAAAGCATCACCGAGCAAAGGCGTGATTCGCGCGAATTTCGATCCCGCCAGCATTGCTAAAAGTTACGAAAAGGGCGGCGCGACCTGCCTGTCAGTGCTCACCGATATCGATTTTTTCCAGGGCGCCGATGCTTATCTGCAACAGGCCCGGGCGGCGTGCAAACTGCCAGTGATCCGCAAGGACTTCATGATCGATCCGTACCAGATCGTCGAGGCCCGTGCGCTGGGCGCTGACTGCGTGCTGTTGATCGTCTCTGCACTGGACGACGTGAAGATGGCAGAGCTGGCGGCCGTGGCCAAAAGCGTCGGCCTCGATGTGCTGGTGGAAGTGCACGACGGCGACGAGCTGGAGCGGGCCTTGAAAACCCTCAACACGCCGCTGGTCGGCGTGAACAACCGTAACCTGCACACTTTCGAGGTCAATCTGGAAACCACCCTCGATCTGTTGCCGCGCATCCCTCGTGATCGTCTGGTGATTACCGAAAGTGGCATTTTCAACCGGGCCGATGTCGAGCTGATGGAAATCAGCGACGTGTATGCGTTCCTGGTCGGCGAGGCGTTCATGCGTGCCGAAAGCCCGGGTACCGAGTTGCAGCGCCTGTTCTTTCCTGAGCGTGGTACTGCGGTGAGTGGTTCTACGCTCGACTGA
- a CDS encoding lipoate--protein ligase family protein, whose product MHQPTSLTVEAGLQAEQDLLAHVCTGDSDFGLLFWQPNDRALVMPRRLNRLPGFEAACEVSAAAGWPVLLRETGGEPVPQSTSTINIALVYAPPRREGDQNRIETAYRRLCDPICQLLDELGGVSSLGEVDGAFCDGRFNVNLDGRKMVGTAQRWRQSKGGQRPVGLVHGALLLDNERESMVAAVNRFNQACGLEQRVRAESHIALHEKFAAPDALERLDALYRQLLADMLEA is encoded by the coding sequence ATGCACCAGCCAACCTCTCTGACCGTCGAAGCCGGCCTGCAAGCCGAGCAAGATCTGTTGGCGCATGTCTGCACCGGCGATTCGGACTTCGGCCTGCTGTTCTGGCAGCCCAATGATCGGGCGCTGGTCATGCCGCGTCGCTTGAATCGTCTGCCGGGCTTCGAGGCTGCGTGTGAAGTCTCGGCTGCGGCTGGTTGGCCAGTGTTATTACGCGAAACCGGTGGGGAGCCGGTGCCGCAATCGACATCGACCATCAATATCGCACTGGTCTACGCACCTCCGCGTCGCGAGGGTGACCAGAACCGGATCGAAACCGCTTATCGCCGACTCTGCGATCCGATTTGTCAGTTGCTCGATGAACTGGGCGGGGTTTCGTCGCTGGGTGAAGTGGACGGCGCATTCTGCGATGGCCGTTTCAACGTCAACCTCGACGGTCGCAAGATGGTCGGCACCGCTCAGCGCTGGCGTCAGAGCAAGGGAGGTCAGCGTCCGGTGGGGTTGGTGCACGGCGCTTTGTTGCTCGATAACGAACGGGAGTCGATGGTCGCGGCGGTCAATCGCTTCAATCAGGCGTGCGGTCTGGAGCAGCGGGTTCGTGCCGAAAGCCACATTGCCCTGCATGAGAAGTTTGCCGCGCCTGATGCATTGGAGCGGCTTGATGCGCTGTATCGCCAGTTGCTGGCAGACATGCTTGAGGCATGA
- the estP gene encoding esterase EstP, which translates to MIKQTLFVPLAGCLLAMACAQANASPNPYTNFIVFGDSLNDAGTFADTGGPAGATERFTNRTGPVYLDGSGEVRSLNATQVLGGKLGFSPDQTASSSSAVRAGEGLPDGNNWAVGGYRTDQILDSITSTSATGERTRAGYLPSNNFRADPNALYYLSGGGNDFLQGRVTSLPQASAAADRLASSVQTLQQAGARYIMVWLLPDIGFTPAFNGTPLQAFTSQLSSQFNTELVSQLQGINANIIPLNIPVLLKETFANPGQFGLATDQNLSATCFSGNSCTENARYGINSATPDPTKLIYNDSVHPTEAGQRLIADYAYSLLSAPWEASLLPQMAQGTLRSHQDELRNQWLADWENWQGVGQWRAIVAAGGQHQDFDSQRSGASADGNGANLNIGGSYRLNDAWRVGLAAGFYNQKLEAGDNDSDYKLNTYMGTAFAQYQQNRIWGDAALTAGHLDYDSLKRKFQLGVNERGEKGDTDGYLVAISGRLGYDIAPEASSPWHLSPFVSADFAKVEVNGYSENGADSTALTYDDQSRISRRLGLGIQGKYQITTQTQVFGELAHEREYNDDTQNVTMNLNSLPNNHYTLAGYTPQSNLNRLNLGVSHNLTKDLALRASYDIRKDDDFTQQGINVGVALDF; encoded by the coding sequence ATGATCAAACAGACGTTGTTTGTACCTCTCGCAGGATGCCTGCTCGCGATGGCCTGCGCCCAGGCGAACGCCTCACCCAATCCGTACACCAATTTCATCGTCTTCGGCGACAGCCTCAATGACGCCGGCACGTTTGCCGATACCGGCGGGCCTGCCGGGGCGACGGAGCGCTTTACCAACCGTACGGGGCCGGTTTATCTGGATGGCAGCGGCGAAGTCCGCTCGCTCAACGCCACGCAGGTCCTTGGGGGGAAACTGGGGTTCTCGCCGGACCAGACGGCGTCATCGTCCTCGGCGGTGCGCGCCGGCGAAGGCCTGCCCGATGGCAACAACTGGGCCGTCGGCGGTTATCGCACCGACCAGATTCTCGACTCGATCACCAGCACTTCCGCCACCGGCGAACGCACCCGTGCGGGTTATCTGCCGTCGAACAACTTCCGCGCCGACCCGAATGCGCTGTATTACCTCTCGGGAGGCGGCAATGACTTCCTGCAGGGCCGCGTAACCAGCCTGCCCCAGGCCAGCGCCGCCGCCGATCGCCTGGCCAGCAGCGTGCAGACCCTGCAACAGGCCGGGGCGCGCTACATCATGGTCTGGTTGCTGCCGGACATTGGTTTTACCCCGGCTTTCAACGGCACACCCTTGCAAGCCTTCACGTCCCAGCTCAGCTCCCAGTTCAATACTGAACTGGTCAGCCAACTGCAGGGCATTAACGCCAACATCATCCCGCTGAACATTCCGGTACTGCTCAAAGAGACGTTTGCCAACCCTGGCCAGTTCGGCCTGGCCACCGACCAGAACCTGAGCGCCACCTGCTTCAGCGGCAACAGTTGCACCGAAAACGCCCGCTACGGCATCAACAGTGCCACTCCGGATCCGACCAAACTGATCTACAACGACTCGGTGCACCCGACCGAAGCCGGGCAACGCCTGATTGCCGATTACGCTTACTCGCTGCTGTCCGCACCTTGGGAAGCATCCCTTTTGCCACAAATGGCCCAAGGGACTTTGCGTTCTCATCAGGATGAGTTGCGCAACCAGTGGCTGGCCGATTGGGAAAACTGGCAAGGCGTGGGTCAATGGCGGGCGATTGTCGCCGCCGGCGGCCAACACCAGGATTTCGACAGCCAGCGCAGTGGTGCGAGTGCTGACGGCAATGGCGCCAATTTGAACATCGGTGGCAGCTATCGGCTCAATGACGCATGGCGCGTTGGCTTGGCGGCGGGCTTCTATAACCAAAAGCTCGAAGCGGGCGATAACGATTCGGATTACAAACTCAACACCTACATGGGCACCGCTTTCGCTCAATACCAACAGAATCGCATTTGGGGTGACGCGGCGCTGACGGCAGGGCATCTGGACTACGACAGTCTCAAACGCAAATTCCAGTTGGGGGTCAACGAACGCGGGGAGAAAGGCGACACCGACGGTTACCTGGTCGCCATCAGCGGCCGCCTGGGCTATGACATCGCGCCAGAAGCGAGCAGCCCATGGCACTTGTCGCCATTCGTGAGCGCGGACTTCGCGAAAGTTGAAGTGAACGGTTACTCGGAAAACGGCGCCGACTCCACCGCGCTGACATATGACGACCAGTCACGCATTTCCCGTCGTCTTGGCCTCGGGATCCAGGGCAAATACCAGATCACCACGCAAACCCAAGTGTTTGGCGAACTGGCCCACGAGCGCGAGTACAACGACGACACCCAGAACGTAACCATGAACCTCAACAGCCTGCCAAACAACCACTACACCCTGGCCGGCTACACCCCGCAGTCCAACCTGAACCGCTTGAACCTGGGCGTGAGCCATAACCTCACCAAGGACCTGGCATTGCGCGCCAGCTACGACATTCGCAAGGATGATGACTTCACCCAGCAAGGCATTAATGTCGGAGTTGCGTTGGACTTCTAG
- a CDS encoding aminodeoxychorismate/anthranilate synthase component II, whose product MLLMIDNYDSFTYNVVQYLGELGSQVKVVRNDELTIAEIEALNPERIVVSPGPCTPTEAGISIEAIKHFAGKLPILGVCLGHQSIGQAFGGDVVRARQVMHGKTSPVFHEDKGVFEGLNRPLTVTRYHSLIVKRETLPDCLELTAWTQLEDGSIDEIMGLRHKTLNIEGVQFHPESILTEQGHELFANFLKQTGGTR is encoded by the coding sequence ATGTTGCTGATGATCGATAACTACGACTCTTTTACCTACAACGTTGTGCAGTACCTTGGTGAGCTCGGCTCCCAAGTCAAAGTTGTGCGCAACGATGAACTCACCATTGCCGAAATCGAAGCCCTCAACCCTGAGCGCATCGTCGTATCCCCCGGTCCTTGCACCCCGACCGAAGCCGGCATCTCAATCGAAGCGATCAAGCATTTCGCCGGCAAGCTGCCGATTCTGGGCGTCTGCCTCGGCCATCAATCCATTGGCCAGGCGTTTGGCGGTGATGTGGTCCGCGCCCGTCAAGTCATGCACGGTAAGACTAGCCCGGTATTCCATGAGGACAAGGGCGTATTCGAAGGCCTGAATCGTCCGCTGACGGTAACGCGCTATCACTCGCTGATCGTCAAGCGTGAAACCTTGCCCGATTGCCTGGAGCTGACCGCTTGGACCCAGCTCGAAGACGGCTCGATCGACGAGATCATGGGGCTGCGCCACAAGACATTGAACATCGAGGGTGTGCAGTTCCACCCTGAGTCTATCCTCACTGAACAGGGCCACGAGCTGTTCGCCAACTTCCTCAAACAAACCGGCGGCACGCGCTAA